The Oryzias latipes chromosome 16, ASM223467v1 genome includes a region encoding these proteins:
- the trip13 gene encoding pachytene checkpoint protein 2 homolog, with the protein MDGDEMDVAVKQKINVEVHVKSLSTAKMSEVKTRVQTLLNRHRTVFGNYRWTEFDDEFLSRHVESVSILDLEEMMAQPLDLKSCAVSIYIFTLNEDGPSMLSLEEEELSAANHWLLPAAEFHGIWESLVYETGIKSKLLDYVTTTIYFSDKNVDSNLISWNRVVLLHGPPGTGKTSLCKALAQKLSIRLSDRYSYGQFIEINSHSLFSKWFSESGKLVTKMFQKIQELIDDKEALVFVLIDEVESLTAARNASQAGTEPSDAIRVVNSVLTQLDQIKRHSNVVILTTSNVTEKIDLAFVDRADIKQYIGPPSEKGIYNIFLSCLEELMKCQIICPRQPLFTMYELETMCFANSEVSEHSLRLMDIAKKSKGLSGRALRKLPFLAHALFVKTPAVTLDQFLDAMSHAVDKQREEKADLINGV; encoded by the exons ATGGACGGGGATGAAATGGACGTGGcagtcaaacaaaaaataaacgtaGAAGTGCACGTGAAGTCTCTAAG CACTGCCAAAATGTCTGAGGTGAAGACGCGTGTGCAAACACTGCTGAATCGCCACAGGACGGTGTTCGGAAACTACAGATGGACAGAATTTGATGATGAGTTCCTCTCCAGACATGTGGAATCTGTGTCTATACTTGACCTTGAGGAGATGATGGCACAG CCCCTTGATTTAAAGAGCTGCGCTGTctctatttacatttttacactgAATGAAGATGGACCGAGCATGCTCAGTTTAGAGGAGGAAGAGCTTTCTGCTGCAAATCATTGGTTGCTGCCAGCAG CTGAATTTCATGGAATCTGGGAAAGTCTTGTTTATGAGACTGGAATCAAATCAAAG CTTCTGGACTATGTCACTACAACAATTTACTTCTCTGACAAAAATGTTGACAGCAACTTAATTTCATGGAATCGCGTTGTGCTGCTTCATG GACCCCCAGGCACTGGAAAAACATCACTGTGTAAAGCTCTCGCCCAGAAACTGTCGATCCGGCTGTCCGATCG GTATTCCTATGGCCAGTTCATTGAAATCAACAGTCACAGCTTGTTCTCAAAATGGTTCTCAGAG AGTGGAAAGTTGGTCACAAAGATGTTTCAAAAGATTCAAGAACTGATTGACGACAAAGAAGCTCTTGTGTTTGTTCTAATAGACGAG GTGGAGAGTCTGACTGCTGCCAGGAATGCCAGCCAGGCAGGAACGGAGCCATCTGACGCCATTCGAGTGGTCAACTCTGTTCTAACTCAGCTCGACCAAATCAAGCG acaTTCGAACGTGGTGATCCTCACAACATCCAACGTGACAGAAAAAATTGACCTGGCGTTTGTAGACAGAGCTGACATCAAGCAGTACATCGGACCTCCGTCTGAGAAAGGCATCTACAACATCTTCCTCTCTTGCCTCGAGGAGCTAATGAAG TGCCAGATCATCTGCCCCCGGCAGCCGCTGTTTACCATGTATGAGCTGGAGACTATGTGTTTCGCTAACAGTGAGGTGTCTGAACACAGCCTGCGGCTAATGGACATTGCAAA aaaaagtaaaGGCTTGAGTGGAAGAGCACTGAGGAAATTACCTTTTCTAGCCCATGCACTCTTTGTCAAG aCACCAGCTGTAACTCTTGatcagtttctggatgccatgAGTCATGCAGTGGACAAACAGAGAGAGGAAAAGGCTGATCTGATCAACGGTGTCTGA